One region of Oryza glaberrima chromosome 7, OglaRS2, whole genome shotgun sequence genomic DNA includes:
- the LOC127779294 gene encoding F-box/FBD/LRR-repeat protein At1g13570-like, with protein MTTPLPYAAAATAATGEDPDQIGRLPDCLLTTILSLLPLDAAARTTALSRRWRSLWPSAPLRLHDSDLPSRSQYLSAAISGILASHRGDAVSFRLSSGRPSSADLDTWLRILAGKRLQELLLQPPSEPLPLPPSLLACHSLRSADLTNCRLPAAAAATASFPHLHELTLRYCFASSPALHGLLAGCPALAALSLDRVFGCRSLRVRSRTLRSLTVSVSLRRRDEVGDELQDLAVEDGPLLERLLGHDVNWGPSIHVLHAPRLEMLGYLGVGIPSLQIGAALFHSMRAVRLAAEFRCLKTLALEMVDPQVKPVVDFLRCFPCLEALYITSHMFEPRSMETLKCDNMDYPIECLNRHLKKVVLAGYEGRRRELQLARFLVSNARVLQVMKFLCANDCKPTWLASQKRQLCWESRLSLGPQVIFEVYRKSHTRFRKHASNITLVDPFDVKT; from the exons ATGACAACCCCATTgccctacgccgccgccgccaccgccgccaccggcgaggaCCCTGACCAGATCGGACGCCTCCCGGACTGCCTCCTCACCAccatcctctccctcctccccctcgacgccgccgcgcgcaccaCCGCTCTTTCCCGTCGCTGGCGCAGCCTCTGGCCATccgcgccgctccgcctccacgACTCCGATCTCCCCTCCCGCTCCCAGTatctctccgccgccatctccggcaTCCTCGCCTCCCACCGTGGCGACGCGGTGAGCTTCCGTCTCTCCTCGGGTCGCCCCTCCTCAGCGGACCTCGACACCTGGCTCCGAATCCTCGCCGGCAAACGCCTCCAggagctcctcctccagccgccaTCCGAGCCCCTTCCCCTCCCGCCGTCACTCCTCGCCTGCCACTCCCTCCGCTCCGCTGACCTCACCAATTGCCGCCTgccggcagccgccgcagcaACCGCCTCGTTCCCCCACCTCCACGAGCTCACTCTCCGCTACTGCTTCGCCTCCTCCCCGGCGCTCCACGGCCTGCTCGCCGGCTGCCCCGCGCTAGCGGCCCTGTCCCTCGACCGTGTCTTCGGCTGCCGGAGCCTCCGCGTGCGCTCCAGGACCCTGCGCAGCCTGACGGTGTCGGTCTCCTTGCGGCGGcgggacgaggtcggcgacgagcTGCAGGACCTCGCCGTCGAGGATGGGCCCCTCCTGGAGAGGCTACTCGGGCACGACGTCAACTGGGGCCCGTCGATCCATGTCCTCCACGCGCCGAGGCTGGAGATGCTCGGCTACTTGGGCGTCGGCATCCCATCGCTGCAGATTGGGGCGGCATTGTTCCACTCGATGCGGGCTGTTAGATTGGCGGCGGAGTTCCGATGCTTGAAGACTCTGGCGCTAGAGATGGTCGATCCGCAGGTGAAGCCTGTGGTTGATTTTCTCCGGTGTTTCCCGTGCTTGGAGGCGCTCTATATCACG TCACATATGTTTGAGCCACGGAGTATGGAAACACTAAAGTGTGATAACATGGATTATCCAATTGAATGCCTCAACCGTCACCTCAAGAAAGTGGTGCTTGCAGGATACGAAGGGCGAAGGCGTGAACTTCAGCTTGCCAGGTTTCTTGTTTCTAATGCAAGAGTCCTACAGGTTATGAAATTTTTGTGTGCAAATGATTGCAAACCAACATGGTTGGCTAGCCAAAAAAGGCAGTTATGCTGGGAGAGTAGGCTATCTTTAGGACCACAGGTTATTTTTGAGGTATACAGGAAGAGCCATACTAGGTTTCGGAAGCATGCTAGTAACATAACTTTAGTTGATCCTTTTGATGTTAAAACGTAA
- the LOC127779800 gene encoding uncharacterized protein LOC127779800: MGAAGLPAPGCLQKFGHIVDAERFVLNMSNRGIHKALSFQCFASDGRGFGAGSTNRRKIKSKKRQKDVAQEPSKVISGGSKNRDQWALDLGTRRESKYAKTVMDKQFLEKVEAVRRSALEKKKADENKNYQAIDYDAPIESDKSTIGFDTRVGIGIAVVVFGLVFAFGDFLPYGSVSPSKESTVVSKQLSEEEIQNFKTALEGFEATLRTSPNDPTALEGVAVSLVELGEYQKASEFLEKLVKVIPDKVEAYRLLGEVKFELKDYDGSSSSYRKSLSASENIDFEVLRGLTNALLAAKKPDQAVDVILSCRQKLNEKSQTQVANLAAANDDGAPKSQDIDLIQVDLLLGKAYSDWGHISDAVAVYENLITEHPEDFRGYLAKGIILKENGKSGEAERMFIQAKFFAPDAAKALVDRYAQR; this comes from the exons atgggcgccgccggcctcccggcACCG GGATGCCTGCAGAAATTTGGACATATCGTTGATGCCGAAAGATTTGTATTAAACATGTCCAACCGTGGAATCCATAAGGCACTCAGTTTTCAGTGCTTTGCTTCTGATGGGCGTGGCTTTGGAGCTGGTTCTACTAATAGACGGAAA ATTAAAAGCAAGAAGAGGCAAAAGGATGTTGCACAGGAACCAAG CAAGGTAATATCTGGAGGTTCCAAGAACAGGGACCAAT GGGCGCTGGACTTAGGGACTCGAAGGGAAAGTAAATATGCTAAAACTGTCATGGATAAGCAATTTCTAGAAAAAGTGGAAGCTGTTCGAAG ATCTGCACTTGAGAAAAAGAAAGCTGATGAGAACAAAAATTATCAAGCTATTGATTATGATGCCCCAATTGAATCAGATAAGAGTACAATTGGTTTTGATACGAGG GTTGGAATTGGCATAGCTGTCGTGGTCTTTGGATTAGTCTTCGCTTTTGGGGATTTCCTTCCATATGGAAG TGTTAGCCCCAGCAAAGAAAGCACTGTGGTTAGCAAACAACTTTCTGAGGAGGAAATACAAAATTTCAAG ACAGCACTAGAAGGTTTTGAAGCAACACTGCGGACATCACCTAATGATCCTACTGCTCTTGAG GGTGTGGCAGTATCATTGGTTGAACTTGGTGAATATCAGAAGGCTTCAGAATTCCTAGAGAAGCTTGTTAAG GTGATCCCTGACAAAGTTGAAGCATACCGTTTGTTGGGTGAAGTAAAGTTTGAACTCAAGGATTATGATGGGAGTTCTTCATCATACAGAAAATCTTTATCT GCGTCAGAGAATATCGATTTTGAAGTTTTACGTGGTCTGACCAATGCACTACTTGCTGCTAAGAAGCCAGATCAG gCAGTTGATGTAATTCTCTCTTGCCGTCAAAAGTTGAATGAGAAAAGTCAAACTCAAGTTGCGAATTTGGCGGCTGCAAATGATGATGGTGCTCCAAAATCTCAAGATATTGATCTTATCCAA GTTGATCTGCTTTTAGGAAAGGCTTATTCTGATTGGGGCCATATCAGTGATGCTGTTGCTGTTTATGAAAATCTAATCACTGAACATCCTGAAGACTTCCGTGGTTATTTGGCTAAG GGAATCATATTAAAGGAAAATGGTAAATCAGGTGAAGCAGAGAGAATGTTTATTCAG GCCAAATTTTTCGCACCTGATGCAGCGAAGGCACTAGTTGATCGATATGCACAAAGGTAG